The genomic window TAGCAGATGTTGCTCTGCTCTCCGGCCACAGACTAGATTAGAGACATGAAGGTACGGGATATTATCAAGTTGCTTGAGAAAGACGGCTGGTTTTTAGCCAGAACTCGTGGGAGTCACCGTCAATACAAGAACGCAGATAAAGCTGGACTTGTTACCGTGCCGGGAAAATCAAGTGATGAGTTAGCTCCTGGAACTTTAAGCAGCATCTTAAAACAGGCAGGTCTTAAGTAATGCGTTATCTAGTGATTGTTGAAGAAACTAGCACGGGCTATTCTGCGTACTCTCCCGATGTACCTGGGTGTGTGTCAACGGGTGCGACGCAGGAAGAGGTAGAAAAGAATATGCAGGAAGCCTTGGTATTTCACCTTGAGGGGTTGCAGCTTGAAGGTCTTCAGGTTCCAGTGCCATCTACAAGATCGACCTATTTAACTGTTGCGGCATAGCTTACCTGAAAAGATTTAGACATTTTGGGTTTTGCGATCGCACTTCCGCTAATTAGAACGATGTATAGGTCTGACGAATATATCGTGACAAATGATACGTAAGCAACTTAGCATCTTCAGAAGAAAGCTGAGTCTTGGCATTCTCTAAGAACTTTGGCAAGGCTTTTGGCTCCAGAACCCATATCCGTTTGTTTTGTTCTGGGGGTAATCGCTCCACCCACCAGCCAGGAAATAGAATAACAGGGTGAACTTTAACAGATCGCCCTGTTGACTCTCTGAGAATGTCAGACAACCAGCTTGCTGCTGCACAAGACTGTTCGATAGGGTTTCGGTCAATTCTTCTTCCATTCACTTGAAGCTCACCGTTTAGAAATCGGATGCTTGACTTTCCTGTTGCTGGCTTTGAAAAAGTTTTGGTTTCTATCGCAAACACGCCTTTTTCACCAATCAACACATGATCGATATTGAACCGCTCTCCCATCACATCATGAAAGACCTGAAAATCTTGTTCTCGCAAGCGCTCTAAATACTGTCCGACAGCTCTTTCACCATCTCTCCCTAGAACTAATGCCCGGGCCTTTTGTCTAACGCGTAGAACTTGGTATATACAGAGAAGTGTCGCTATCATCGCAACAATAATATACGCACCAGGCTGTGGTGACGCGGTTGTATAGAACTTCCACACTTCAAGTCCAGCTAGCACCCACGAGAAGACGACTGCCGCTGCATAGGGATAACCCTGATCTTCAAGCAGCCGCTTTAGCTCTTCGTCCAGAGACTGGCCTGACAGACGTAGAGGTTGGTCTTTTAAGGGAGAGCGCTTTTTATTTCGATCAGAATGATGGCTCATATATTGTCATGCTCAATAGCAAAAGATTGACATATATATGTCATAGTGTCTATATGAGAACGACCGTCCGCCTTGCCGATGATCTAATGCGTGAAGTCAAACAACACGCTCTGAAGACTGATCGCACCCTAACTCAACTGATTCAAGAAGCATTAGTGAATCTGATAGAGCGCGAGAAAAGTCAGGAATCTCCTCGTGTTATAGAGCTGACCACCTTTAGGGGGGACGGCGTTCAGCCAGGAGTTGATATCAATTCCAACGCAAATTTGTTAGAGAATATGGACAATCTCTAGCGAATGAAGCTCTGCGACGTCAACATTTTTATCAATGCCCATCGGGCCGAACAGCAAGGCCACTTGTTCTATTATCAATGGCTAATTAATAGCCTGCAGCAAGAGTCAGCGTTTCTGTATTGCGAGTGGGTTTTCAGTGCATTCATTCGGATCGTCACTCATCCCAAAATCTATAAGACTCCGACGCCCATCGATCGAGCCCTTGCTTTTGTTAAAGACATCCGTGACCAGCCCAACAGCATTAGCATCATGCCAGGAGCCAGACATTGGACAATTTTCGAGCAACTGTGCCAAAAAACGAAAGCAACTGGTAACTTGATTCCCGATGCCTACCTAGCGGCCTTAGCCATTGAAGCTGATGCTGAATGGATTACCGCAGATTCTGACTTTGCAAGGTTTGAGCCGAACTTGAAATGGCAGTTGCTAAAACCACTAGAAAAATAGCGAGGTGGATATTGGGGAAGATGAGATCGCACCTGAGTTCTCAAACCGCATCAACGATACGACTATCAATCAAGTCACCAACAGCAAAATGCCATGCCTGCTTATATTAGGTCTCCTAGCTAAGGAACAAATTGCCAACGTTGCGGCTTATGTTCAAGAACAGTATGAGAAAGGTTGGTTGTGATCCAAAGAATAGTTCTAGACCTGATGATGCAAGAATGATGAAATCAAAATTTCATAGTTTAGAGCAGAAACAAGTATCCTAGCCTTGAACCTCTATAAGCTGGCCCATACCTATGTCTCCTTTAACTGGATTGATCACGGTCCTCGCCCTGCTCCTTTACTTTGTCCTCACAATCAACGTGGGTCGTGCCAGAGCTAAGTTTCAAGTGCCAGCACCCCAAACAACCGGCAATCCAGATTTTGAGCGATATTTGAGGGTTCAGAATAACACCCTAGAACAGCTCGTATTCTTTCTGCCGCTCCTGTGGCTATTTTCAGAATTCGTCAGCGTGGTTTGGGGTGCTGTTATTGGGGGTGTCTGGATTCTCGGACGAGTGCTCTACGCCTGGGGTTACTACCAAGCGGCTGAAAAGCGAGGCCCCGGCTTTGCCCTCTCGTCTCTGTGCGGCATGGCGCTTTTAGTAGCTACGCTTGTAAAATTGAGCCTGCTAACCTTCGCTGAATTCAGTTAATCCTGAAATGGCCGGGTATATCAATCGAGTCATCGACTATCTCGTCTAACGGCATCTATTCTGTACCGCTGGCTCCAACCTAAATCGAGAATGGGGACAGCGCATATTCACGCCACTGCTTCTGAACGCGCTCAACCACAAAGGGTCTCACCGTGAGCCGAGGCGGGCAGCCGGTTGCAACATCAATGCGCAAATAAGAATAGGGCCTGCGCTTTTGAGAACCGTGACCATTGCGCCCCACAAATAGCTTGGACTGGGCAATCACGCGCTGTTTGTCTTGGCTTTTCAACGCTGATCCCTGAGAACGTTGGCGGCGGAGACTAAACCCACTCCCGCCACAGACAATCCAGTTGAGGTGGGCATCGGCGTGGCCGGTTTCTTGCGTTCGCAGATACTCTAGGCAATGGGCATGGCCATTGAGAATCAGATCCACAAGAGAACGATTCTCTGGGAGAGGTGCAATCGCATCATGCACCGCATCAAACACCCGCTGCAAAGACTGGCGAATCGCCAGCGTCTGCCCCTGATTCCATTTAGTCGCCTCAGTGACATAGGGCGGATGGTGAAAATAGATAATGCGCCCCCGAACCTCAGGGTCATTCCAAGAAGCAATCAGCTGCTCCTCCAGCCATTTGAGTTGTTCGAGATCGATTTTGGAACGCTTCGTCGTCTCTAGCTGTTTTTCGATATCTCGAATTTGCTCTTCGATCTGCTCAGCCTTGGCATACAAATCATCAAGCTGCTCAGAATCAGCCTGTTCGGACATAGCTTTGGGCGCGGCCTCTAGCAGCCGCAACCGCTCCTGCCCAAGTTGATTGCGCTCGGCCTCTAGCTGACGACGGAGAACATCACCAACCTGTCCCTCAGGCAGCGGCTGAGGACTGTTGAAGGTATTAGAATCTAAGGCAAAGAAATCAATGCCGCCATAGCGAAACGTATAGTAGCGGTTAGGCAAACGGGTAAAATCTCCCGGTTGATAGCGAAGACAGGCTCCGGTTTTTGTTGTGGCTGAGTAGTGACGCTCTAAATGTTGCTGAAGCTGCGACTCATTGACTCCCCTGAGGTAGTCGAGGAAGGCCCTTGCATAGGCATCCCCTGCATAGGAACCATGCCAGCCCACATCTAAGTCAAGCTGATCTTGAAAGAGACGACGGATGGGGAGCGTGATCTGTGACAGCAGGCCCCAAGCCAAAGGAAGATCATAATAATCATGATTGCCAGGGACCGGCAGCATGGGGTGCTTGAAAACCATTTGGTCATAGGCAATTTGCTCCGGAGATTCACCGCCTACTAAGAAATCGCGATAGGGTTCAATGAAATTTTCTAAGTATTGTTCGCTGGACCCCACCAAATAGATGACATCTCCCATATGCAGCGTAAAGCGACTCTCTTGCCCTTGGGCAAGCATACTTTCGGCTACGCGGCGCTGAGGACTATCGCCCCGATGGCGTCCGGCACCGCTATCGCCCACCACTAAAAATGAGAATTCAGGATCATCAGCTCTGCCGTCATCAATGACCAGTCGCGTTTGATCAATGTTGTGCTTCAGACAGAGGGGATGCTGCCATCGCACCCGGTTCTGCATCTTTTGAATTTTCTCAGCGATGGACGGATCGGAAGCTAGCTGCATCTCAAGAGACTCTAGGCGAGGGGGCAGGGGTATCGGCTTCATCTCAAGTCTGGGGTACGACCTCAACCCTCGGAACAATAACTTTGAGGGCATGTTTTAATACCTTCAGCGTGACCGGCAGTGTCCCTAACGAATAACCATCAGCATGAACCGGCAGCTTGGCTTTAGATGAACAGCGGACTTCTGAAGCTAGATAGGTCTCAATCTTAGGACTATAGCGATATTGACCATTACTAATGGCCCAAAAATGGCGTATTAATTCCCATTTGCTAAAGTTGCGAAAGACCTTGATCGTCAACAACCCATCATCGATGATAGCGTCAGGTGCGATCGCAAGTCCCGCCCCATAGTAGGAAGCATTGGCGACCACCATCAGCAATGCAGATCGCCGCAGCTTAGAGATCAGCCGCCCCCGCCGAAAACGGCGTGATCTGTCAGAGCAGCGAACAGAGCCAGGGAAAACGAGGTGGAGGCGTCGTGGCCGATAGCTGAAAGTTAGCCGCATCGCCTGCCCAATACGGCCCCAGCGTCCTCCCTTAATCTCTTCACTCACCGGAAACAACAGGGCATCTAAACCCACTCCTGCCGCCTCAAAGAAGTAGCGGTCCTTTGCCTGCCCCACATCAATAGAGCGGACCTGTCCCTGTGACAAGACTTTGCAGGCTGCAGCGATATCGGTCGGAATATGAAGGCTACGGGCGAGGTTGTTGTACGTACCGATGGGCAAAATACCGAGCGGAATCGGAGCGCGGAGCAGCCCTGCCGCCACCTGGTTGACAGTACCGTCGCCCCCCCCGGCAATCACAAGATCATAACCCTCATCAATTGCCTGCTTCGCAACTTCAGTCGGAGAGATATCAGGCTGAGTAAAGATCAGATCTGCACGAATGTTGGCCGCCTCTAAAGCCGCCACAATATCCGGGAGCTTCATTGGGTTAGGCTGGTCGTCCCCAGAAGACGGATTGATAATCAAGCGGGCACGCCTAAATTCAGACCCAGTAGTTTCAGACATTTCCCCAACGACATTAGTTCACAGATCTCGAAAGCCGTTGGACAACAATATCAGGTTTTTTTAAGCCCTTTGAGCCATCGTCATCTTGGCTCTGGGTCGCCTAACACCATGCGCTAGCCCTAAACGCTCTAGCCCTAGAATAACCCACCAAGTCGAATCGACCTCCCACCACTGCCTGCCAGCGGTCGCAATCTTAGGGTTGGCGTGATGATTGTTATGCCAACCTTCACCGTAGGTCAGCAGCGCAGCCCACCAGAGATTGCGGGATCCATCCTTGATTTCAAAGGTGCAGTAGCCCCACACATGAGTCGCGGAGTTAATAAACCAAGTACAGTGCCACAGCACAACAGTACGGACGACAATGCCGTACAACACATAGGACCAGCCGCCTAATCCGTAGAACAATAGCGCCAGCAAGAGCTGAGGAGCAACGAAGTGACGCTCAAGCCAGCAGTAATAGGGATCTTGAGCGATCTTCGGGACAAATCGACAGTGAGCAGCGGCATCGAAAGTCTGCCCCTGCGGATAGAGCAGCCATAGCACATGACTCCACCAAAAGCCTCGGTTCGCAGAATAGGGATCCCGCACATTGTCTTCAGTGAAGGCATGGTGCATCCGATGCGTACCCACCCAGAACAAAGGCCCTCCTTGGAGAGCCAGCACGCCAATAGTGACGACAACATACTCTAACCACTTAGGCAGTCGAAGGCTGCGGTGAGCCAGTAACCGATGATATCCCAAGCAGATGCCAACGCTACCGCAGAGCCAGTGCATCAGGATAGCCAACCCTAGAGCATCCCAAGAAAAGTACCAAGGCGCCAAAAGCACCAAGACATGAAAAGACCCGAAAGCAAATGCATGGAGCCAGTTCAAGGAAAGCGACTCTTCGTTACTGAAGAGCCGAACAGATTTAGTCACAAAAGTCCCCTGTAAGCATATTTTTTGGTGTCTGCCCTGCCAAATCTTCCGCAGCTTTGAGCGCGAAGACAGAGTTGTTTTCAAACTCAGCGAACTCATCAAGGAATGGACAAACAATACCTTTCCAACCCTCGACGATCCAAGACTATCTGGCCTCTTCCCGCAGATAGATATTTGGCAGGAAGCTGGCTGAGTGTATCATTCTCAGGAGCAATCGCTACATCTATTTCATCATTCCCCAAATGCATCAATATCACGACAAAGCACGGCTCTTTTTCGAGAGAGTGAGGCTAATTTCGAAGGCTGTCACATCAGCGAGAGTTTGGATACCAAAACATGCCCTTAATCCCCTCTGGATCAGGCGCGAACCCCAACTCACAGTAGAAATCAATCACGTGAGGATCTGCAAACAGAGTGACATTGCTAATATCTGCGCGCCGTAATTCTTTGATAATCTGCTTCATCAAAGCTTTGCCCAATCCCCGCCCTTGAAAGTCAGGGTGAACCACCACGTCCCAAATAGTGGCGTTGAATGCGTGATCTGAGGTTGCCCGCGAGAAGCCAATTAGCCGGGACTCATCCCCCTGCAGCTCCCACATAGAAATCACTAAAAAACTGTGCTTAATCGCTTTGCGAACCTTACGCAGCGGACGCCGAGACCAGCCCACTGCATCACATAGCCGCTCTAGCTCGTATAGATCAATTTCTCTATCTTGACTAAAGCAAATTTGGGGCTGGGCAAGTTTAGGAGCAGGCGTTTTAGAGATGCGCCCTACCCCTTGAGTAACGGGAACCTCAGCGGTCGCTAACGTGGGTGCCGACGAGGAGCCTGAACCGCTAAAGAGATTTTTCCAAAAACCCATGGAGCTGCGTAATTTTTAAAAAACGTTAAGAAGCACTTAAATCAGTATAGAGCAGCTTTCCAGCGAGGTGAACCTCTAGATTGCTGTGTATATCAAAGAAGCCGTTAAGATTTAGGGGCAGGTTTTACCGTTATCAATAGAACGAATGGCCCATATATCCCCTGATTTTCTAGATACCTTCGACGTAATTGTGGTGGGTGCAGGACACTCAGGTTGCGAAGCAGCCTTAGCCTCTGCTCGGTTAGGCTGTCGAACTCTATTGCTGACACTCAATCTAGATAAGATTGCTTGGCAGCCGTGCAATCCAGCAGTGGGGGGACCGGCCAAATCTCAACTCACCCACGAAATTGATGCCCTCGGCGGCGAAATCGGTAAAATGGCCGATCGCACCTACCTACAGAAGCGATTGCTCAATAACTCACGGGGACCGGCCGTATGGGCACTCCGAGCGCAAACTGATAAGCGCGAGTACGCGGCGGTGATGAAAAATATCGTTGAGAATCAGGCAAATCTGACCATTCGAGAGGGTATGGTCACCGACCTAGTATTAGGCAAAAATGACGAAGTGATTGGGCTAGAGACATACTTTGGGGTTGCCTTCGCGTGTAAGACGGTCATTCTAACCACCGGTACCTTTTTAGGAGGCCGCATCTGGGTCGGCAATAAATCAATGCCTGCGGGCCGAGCGGGAGAATTCGCAGCAGAAGGTCTCACGGAAACGCTGCAGCAACTGGGCTTTGAAACCGGACGCCTGAAAACCGGAACCCCAGCACGGGTGGATAAGCGCTCGGTGGACTACGACAAAATGGAGCCGCAGCCCGCAGATGAGCAGGTGCGCTGGTTTAGCTTTGACCCTGACGTTTGGGTAGAGCGGGAGCAGATGCCCTGCTACATTACGCGCACAACGCTAGCAACCCACCGGATGATTCAGGAAAATCTACATCTGTCGCCGGTCTATGGGGGCTGGGTCGATGCCAAGGGTCCACGCTATTGCCCCAGCATTGAA from Acaryochloris thomasi RCC1774 includes these protein-coding regions:
- a CDS encoding nuclease-related domain-containing protein, yielding MSHHSDRNKKRSPLKDQPLRLSGQSLDEELKRLLEDQGYPYAAAVVFSWVLAGLEVWKFYTTASPQPGAYIIVAMIATLLCIYQVLRVRQKARALVLGRDGERAVGQYLERLREQDFQVFHDVMGERFNIDHVLIGEKGVFAIETKTFSKPATGKSSIRFLNGELQVNGRRIDRNPIEQSCAAASWLSDILRESTGRSVKVHPVILFPGWWVERLPPEQNKRIWVLEPKALPKFLENAKTQLSSEDAKLLTYHLSRYIRQTYTSF
- a CDS encoding acyl-CoA desaturase, translating into MTKSVRLFSNEESLSLNWLHAFAFGSFHVLVLLAPWYFSWDALGLAILMHWLCGSVGICLGYHRLLAHRSLRLPKWLEYVVVTIGVLALQGGPLFWVGTHRMHHAFTEDNVRDPYSANRGFWWSHVLWLLYPQGQTFDAAAHCRFVPKIAQDPYYCWLERHFVAPQLLLALLFYGLGGWSYVLYGIVVRTVVLWHCTWFINSATHVWGYCTFEIKDGSRNLWWAALLTYGEGWHNNHHANPKIATAGRQWWEVDSTWWVILGLERLGLAHGVRRPRAKMTMAQRA
- a CDS encoding diacylglycerol/lipid kinase family protein; translated protein: MSETTGSEFRRARLIINPSSGDDQPNPMKLPDIVAALEAANIRADLIFTQPDISPTEVAKQAIDEGYDLVIAGGGDGTVNQVAAGLLRAPIPLGILPIGTYNNLARSLHIPTDIAAACKVLSQGQVRSIDVGQAKDRYFFEAAGVGLDALLFPVSEEIKGGRWGRIGQAMRLTFSYRPRRLHLVFPGSVRCSDRSRRFRRGRLISKLRRSALLMVVANASYYGAGLAIAPDAIIDDGLLTIKVFRNFSKWELIRHFWAISNGQYRYSPKIETYLASEVRCSSKAKLPVHADGYSLGTLPVTLKVLKHALKVIVPRVEVVPQT
- a CDS encoding type II toxin-antitoxin system VapC family toxin — encoded protein: MKLCDVNIFINAHRAEQQGHLFYYQWLINSLQQESAFLYCEWVFSAFIRIVTHPKIYKTPTPIDRALAFVKDIRDQPNSISIMPGARHWTIFEQLCQKTKATGNLIPDAYLAALAIEADAEWITADSDFARFEPNLKWQLLKPLEK
- a CDS encoding metallophosphoesterase family protein; protein product: MQLASDPSIAEKIQKMQNRVRWQHPLCLKHNIDQTRLVIDDGRADDPEFSFLVVGDSGAGRHRGDSPQRRVAESMLAQGQESRFTLHMGDVIYLVGSSEQYLENFIEPYRDFLVGGESPEQIAYDQMVFKHPMLPVPGNHDYYDLPLAWGLLSQITLPIRRLFQDQLDLDVGWHGSYAGDAYARAFLDYLRGVNESQLQQHLERHYSATTKTGACLRYQPGDFTRLPNRYYTFRYGGIDFFALDSNTFNSPQPLPEGQVGDVLRRQLEAERNQLGQERLRLLEAAPKAMSEQADSEQLDDLYAKAEQIEEQIRDIEKQLETTKRSKIDLEQLKWLEEQLIASWNDPEVRGRIIYFHHPPYVTEATKWNQGQTLAIRQSLQRVFDAVHDAIAPLPENRSLVDLILNGHAHCLEYLRTQETGHADAHLNWIVCGGSGFSLRRQRSQGSALKSQDKQRVIAQSKLFVGRNGHGSQKRRPYSYLRIDVATGCPPRLTVRPFVVERVQKQWREYALSPFSI
- a CDS encoding MAPEG family protein — its product is MSPLTGLITVLALLLYFVLTINVGRARAKFQVPAPQTTGNPDFERYLRVQNNTLEQLVFFLPLLWLFSEFVSVVWGAVIGGVWILGRVLYAWGYYQAAEKRGPGFALSSLCGMALLVATLVKLSLLTFAEFS
- a CDS encoding GNAT family N-acetyltransferase, whose amino-acid sequence is MGFWKNLFSGSGSSSAPTLATAEVPVTQGVGRISKTPAPKLAQPQICFSQDREIDLYELERLCDAVGWSRRPLRKVRKAIKHSFLVISMWELQGDESRLIGFSRATSDHAFNATIWDVVVHPDFQGRGLGKALMKQIIKELRRADISNVTLFADPHVIDFYCELGFAPDPEGIKGMFWYPNSR
- a CDS encoding CopG family ribbon-helix-helix protein; this translates as MRTTVRLADDLMREVKQHALKTDRTLTQLIQEALVNLIEREKSQESPRVIELTTFRGDGVQPGVDINSNANLLENMDNL
- a CDS encoding type II toxin-antitoxin system HicA family toxin, which gives rise to MKVRDIIKLLEKDGWFLARTRGSHRQYKNADKAGLVTVPGKSSDELAPGTLSSILKQAGLK
- a CDS encoding type II toxin-antitoxin system HicB family antitoxin, with the protein product MRYLVIVEETSTGYSAYSPDVPGCVSTGATQEEVEKNMQEALVFHLEGLQLEGLQVPVPSTRSTYLTVAA